The nucleotide window TCACCGCCGCCACCGCCGCGGCGTGCGCGGTCACCGCCGCCGCCAGCTCCGCCCCCGCGACACGCAGCCGCTCAGCCCCGGCCGGGGTCCACTGGGTCAGGTCGTCCTCGTCAGCCACGCCGCGACCGTACGGGCACGGCGACCGTCGAGACCGGGCTGGTGGCGGCCACCGGGTACCGGAGACCGCCACCAGCCCGCGGTCGGCGCTCGGCCGCGCAGCCTCGGGATCAGCGCAGCGGCGGGACCACCCTGCGGTCGGCCAGCTGGCCGAACAGCTCGACGAACCGGTCCTCGGTGTCCAGGCAGTCGGCGAACCCGGCCTGGCGCAGCTTGATCGTGGAGGTCACGTTGTCGAAGCCGGAATTGAAGATGAACGAGCCGAACTCCCAGCCGACCAGGTCCTCGAACGGGGTGGGCAGCAGGTCGTGCCGGGCGGCGAGCCGCTCCCACACGTCGCGGCGGCCGGCCATCGCCTCGACCAGCGGCACCGGCTGCGGCTCGGCGTGCTCCATGCCGAAGGCACGGGCGAACGCCGGGAACAGGTGCCGCCAGCGCACCTGGTCGCCGTTGGTCACGTTGTAGACCTCGCCGTCGGCGGCCGGCTCGCTGCCCGCCCACACGGTCGCCCGGGCCAGCAGCTCGGCGTCGGTGACCTGGTACAGGGCGTCGTAGGCGGCCAGGCTCCCCGGGAAGCGCAGCGGCTGGCCGAGCTCCTTGCTGATCGCGGCGTAGACGGCGATCACCATCAGCAGGTTCATCGGGTTGCCGACGGCGTAGCCGATGACGCCCTCGGGCCGCAGCACGGTGAGCCGGAACCCGCGCTCGGCGGCGACCTCGCGGAGCAGGTCCTCCTGGTCGTAGTAGAAGTTCGGCTGGACGATCCGCGGGTCGCGCTCCTTGGCCGGGGTGTTGAAGAACCCCATGTGCGCCCCGTAGGCCTTGCCGCCCTGGTACAGCGTCACGTGCTCCAGCGGCGCGCCGGCCGCGGCCAGCCCGTCGAGGGTGTTCCGCAGCATCCCGACGTTGACCTCCGAGAGCTCCGCGGCGGTGGGCCGCTCGGCGTAGGCCCCGAACACCAGGTGCGTCGTGTCGCCGGCCGCGGCCAGGCCGTCCCGGGCGGCGTCGGCGTCCCGCAGGTCGACGGCCAGGTGCTCCCAGCCGGCGTCCTCGCGCGGCGCCCGCCGGCTCAGCCCGCGCACCCGCCGTCCCGCCGTCGCGTACTCGTCGGCCGCGGCGGAGCCGATGACCCCGCCCGCGCCGGTGACCAGCACGCTGCCCTGCTCGCTCATCCCGCTGTGCTCCCTCTGCTCGACCACGTCCCCGGGGCAGTGCCCGGCACGGCGGCCGCCAACCGGCCGGCTCGTGCCAGGCTGACGGCGTGGGCATCGAACGCACCGTCCGGCTCTCCTTCTCCGCCGACGCCCGCGCGGCGGGCACGCACACCAACCTCTCCGCCGTGCGCAGCGACGGGCCGGTGCTGTGGGTGGCCGGTGACGAGACGGCGACCGTCGAGCGGCTGGTCGCCGACGCGGACGGCTACGGCGGGCAGACCAGTCACCGGCTCGCCGACCTGGTCGACCTGCCCGGTGGGGACGCCGACGAGGAGGCCGACGTCGAGGGGCTGGCCCGGCACGGTGACTTCCTCTGGGCGGTCGGCTCGCACAGCCTGCGGCGGAAGCGGGTCAAGGACCACCACGAGGGCGACAAGGCGCTGCGCCGGCTGGCCAGGGTCTCCGGCCAGGCCAACCGCCAGGTGCTGGTGCGGATCCCGGTGGCCACCGTCGACGGCCTGCCGACGCCGGTGCGGGAGCTGACCGTCGACGGCGTCGAGCACCGCGCCGCGGTCTTCGGCGCGCACGGCGAGGACCTCCGCGACCTGCTGGCCGACGACGAGCACCTGGCGCCCTTCCTGCCGATCCCGGGCAAGGACAACGGCCTGGACGTCGAGGGCATCGCGGTGGCCGGCGACCGGGTGCTGCTGGGGCTGCGCGGCCCGGTGCTGCGCGGCTGGGCGGTGGTGCTGGAGCTGCGCCCGGAGACCGACCCCGACCACCCGCGCCGGTTGCGGCTGCGCCCCTTCCCGGACGGCCGCCGGTACCGCACGCACGTGCTGCGGATGGCCGGGCTCGGCGTGCGCGACCTGTGCCCGGACGGCGACGACCTGCTGGTGCTGGCCGGTCCGACCATGGACCTCGACGGCCCGGTGCGCGTGTACCGCTGGCACGACGCGCTCACCGCCGAGGCGCCGCAGGTGGTCCGCGACGACGCGCTGACCCGTGAGCTGGACCTGCCTTACGGTGACGGCGACGACCACGCCGAGGGCATCGGCCTGCTGGGCTCCGACCGGCTGCTGGTCGTCTACGACAGCCCGGCGCCGGGCCGGCTGCACGACCACGGGGTCGACGCCGACGTCGTCCGGCTGCCCGGGCGCTGACCGGCGGGGTCAGCCGCCCAGCGCGGCGAGGGTGGCCCGGACCTCGGCGGCCGTGACCGGCTCGACCGGCAGCTGCGACAGCAGCGGCGGGACCTCCTCCGGCAGCAGCCCCTCGGCCAGCAGCACCTCCAGCAGCCGGTCGGCCTGGGCCAGCGGCACCGGCACGGTGAGCCCGGAGCCGGAGATCGCGGCCTCGGCGAGGAACAGCGCACCGGCCAGCTCGTCGGCCGCCGGGCCGGTCGGCGCGGGCACGGGTGCCGCCGCCCGGGTCACCGCCTCCGCCGCGCGCACCAGCGACAGCGGCAGCCCCTCGGCCTCGACCTCGACCAGCGGGACGGCGCCGAGTGCGGCGAGCGCGAGGTGCTCGGCGTCGATCCGCAGCGGCGCCTCCCACTCCCCCACGCGCACGACCTCGACCAGGTCGGCGCCCTCCTCGCCGAGCTCGTCGACCAGCTCGGCCCACTCGGCGGCGCGGGTGGTGCGGGCCCGCTCGGCGGCCTGCAGGCAGGTGTCCAGCACGAACGGCTCGACGAGCTCGCGGTCGAAGCGCTCGGCGTACAGGACACCGTCGGCGCCGATCGCGTTCAGCGCGTCCTGGAAGCTGCCGGGCCGGGCGTCGCCGAGCTCGAGCCGGCCGTCGTCCTCGGCACCCAGCGGCTGGCCGTTGGCGGCGCGGGCGCCCAGTGTCGAGCCGCTGGGCACCAGGCGGCCGCGGACCCGGTGGAGGTGCGGGTGGTCGGACAGCCCGACCGACCAGGCGCAGGCCTCGGCGATCAGGGCCGGCGTGCGCTCGCGGAGCGCCTCGCGGCACAGCAGGGCCATGAAGTCGATGTCGAACACGCCCCCACCTTCCCCCTCGGGGCGGCGCCGCGTCAGCGCAGGGTGCCGCGGGCGGCGGCCTGCACGGTCGCGGCGGCACCGACCTCGGCCAGCGAGGCCAGCGCCCGCCGGTAGGGCCCGGTGAACCGTTCGTCGTCGGCCAGGTCGCCGAAGACGGCGCGCAGCCGCAGGAAGGCCAGCGGGTCGTCCTCCCGGGCGGCGGCCCGCAGCGCGTCGGCACGTGGGTCGACCAGTTCGAGCTCCTGCCCGGCGTCGTCGGTGCCGGCCGCCCAGCGCGCCCAGCCGGCGACCGCCACCGCCGCACGGGTCACGTCGCGGCCGGCGGCGAGGTCCTCGCGGACGACCGGCAGCAGGAACTTCGGCATCCGCTCGGAGCTGTCGACGCACAACCGGGCCAGGGTGTCGCGGACGTGCGGGTTGGAGAAGCGGGCGAGCAGGTCGGTGCGGTACCGCTCCAGGTCGATGCCGGGCACCGGCGCCAACGTGGGCGTGGCCTCCTCGGTCATGTAGCCGAGCAGCAGCTCCCGCACCGCAGGGTCCTGGCAGGCGTCGTGGATGAACGTCCAGCCGGCCAGCATGCCCAGGTAGCCCATGCACTGGTGGCTGGCGTTGAGCAGCCGCAGCTTCATCAGCTCGTAGGGCTCGACGTCGGCGACGAGCTGGACGCCGACGTCCTCCAGCGGCGGGCGGCCGAGGCCGAAGTCGTCCTGGAGCACCCACTGCGCATAGGGCTCGGCGATGACCGGCCAGCCGTCGTCCA belongs to Modestobacter sp. L9-4 and includes:
- a CDS encoding DUF3616 domain-containing protein, which translates into the protein MGIERTVRLSFSADARAAGTHTNLSAVRSDGPVLWVAGDETATVERLVADADGYGGQTSHRLADLVDLPGGDADEEADVEGLARHGDFLWAVGSHSLRRKRVKDHHEGDKALRRLARVSGQANRQVLVRIPVATVDGLPTPVRELTVDGVEHRAAVFGAHGEDLRDLLADDEHLAPFLPIPGKDNGLDVEGIAVAGDRVLLGLRGPVLRGWAVVLELRPETDPDHPRRLRLRPFPDGRRYRTHVLRMAGLGVRDLCPDGDDLLVLAGPTMDLDGPVRVYRWHDALTAEAPQVVRDDALTRELDLPYGDGDDHAEGIGLLGSDRLLVVYDSPAPGRLHDHGVDADVVRLPGR
- a CDS encoding SDR family oxidoreductase; the protein is MSEQGSVLVTGAGGVIGSAAADEYATAGRRVRGLSRRAPREDAGWEHLAVDLRDADAARDGLAAAGDTTHLVFGAYAERPTAAELSEVNVGMLRNTLDGLAAAGAPLEHVTLYQGGKAYGAHMGFFNTPAKERDPRIVQPNFYYDQEDLLREVAAERGFRLTVLRPEGVIGYAVGNPMNLLMVIAVYAAISKELGQPLRFPGSLAAYDALYQVTDAELLARATVWAGSEPAADGEVYNVTNGDQVRWRHLFPAFARAFGMEHAEPQPVPLVEAMAGRRDVWERLAARHDLLPTPFEDLVGWEFGSFIFNSGFDNVTSTIKLRQAGFADCLDTEDRFVELFGQLADRRVVPPLR